catcatcatcatcatcatcatcatcatcatcatcatcatcatcatcatcatcatcatcatcatcatcatcatcatcatcatcatcatcatcatcatcatcatcatcatcatcatcatcatcatcatcatcatcatcatcatcatcatcatcatcatcatcatcatcatcatcatcatcatcatcatcatcatcatcatcatcatcatcatcatcatcatcatcatcatcatcatcatcatcatcatcatcatcatcatcatcatcaccatcatcatcatcatcatcatcatcatcatcatcaccatcatcatcatcatcatcatcatcaccatcatcatcaccatcatcatcaccatcatcaccatcattatcatccccatcatcatcatcatcatcaccatcatcaccatcatcatcatcatcaccatcttcatcatcaccatcatcatcatcatcatcatcatcaccatcatcatcaccatcatcaccatcatcatcatcatcatcatcaccatcatcatcatcaccatcttcatcatcatcaccgttGTGAAGGACCTAAAGGActtgaaggaggtgaaggaccCGAAGGAcctgaaggaggtgaaggacgTGAAGGAtctgaaggaggtgaaggaccTGAAGGAcctgaaggaggtgaaggaccTGATGGAGGTGAAGGAcctgaaggaggtgaaggaccTGAAGGACGTGAAGGAGGTGAAAGACGTGAAGGACCTGGAcctgaaggaggtgaaggacgTGAAAGAGGTGAAGGACCTGAAGGACCTGAAGAACCTAAAGAAGGTGAAGGAcgtgaaggaggtgaaggaccTGAAGGACACAGCAGCTGCCTCTGAGTATTTGATCAGGTCAGGATTGGAAGCAGCTGTGCAGCCCTGCCTGGAAACAGTTCCTGGAAGGTCCTGGATCAGGTCACCCATGGATGAGTCAGCGTTGGAGCGTTACTTTGATGACTCCATTGCAAATGTGAGTAGATGTGTGAATTTTCTTTAATTAGATGTTcacttaaaaacatgaatgtctttattgttcttttgatttaacttttattggtcGACTCGACACGTTTAAATTTgaccaaaaattaaaaatgttcaaatgtgaaGCCATCTCAGAGACATCTGAATATTGTTGTTTCTAGAAAATGTGTGAAGCTCTGCAGAGATGAAGTTTAGAGGAACTTAGGGGAATTTAGTTTGTCGATGAGCTGAATCACATGAAGGTCTAGGTCTGTCCTTCAAAGAACCTCAGAGGAGTGTCGTCATGGAAATAATTTTCACCTCACAGCAACAGTTTCCTGGGTTTGAGTCCTGGTGGGCTGACCTTTGAACTCTGAtccactattttttttttcacctgcagGACTCCAGCTTCCCTTTGGGGGAGGGGCTTGGGCTCCAGAGCCCTGCCCACACCCCACATGACCCCACCCTCTCTCAACAGGACCAGTCCAGCAGAGAACCGGGGGACGAGCTCGACCTCAGCTTCCTGCCTGATGAGCTCAGCACACAGGAAGAGCCCAGTCGCCAACACAACACAGGTATGATGTCACTGTTGATCAACAGGAatagatgtgtttgtgtgtatatatatatatataataatatatatattatatatctatatatatatatatatattaattttatatatatatattacagagagagagagagagagagatacagcaCGTTCACATCAGGAAACCAAAAACATCATCTATGTAGAAAACTTCATGTCTCATCCCAGTTCCTAAGACAAAACACCCCAGTGAGCCGTGACTTCAGACCAGTTGCAATGACATCACACATCCTGAACGGGATGAGGGTGGACTCAGACCTGGTGAGATGGATTACAGTCTACCTCACAGAGAGACCACAGTACGTCAGACTGAAGGACTGCATGTCGGACACTATGGTCAGCAGCACTGGATCACCACAGGGGACCGTGCTCTCTCCCGTCCTCTTCATTCTGTACACATCTGACTTCCAGTACAACTCTGGGATCTGCCACATGCACAAATACTCAGATGACACTGAAATAGTTGGCTGTATCAAGGATGGACGGGAGGGGAGTACAGGAGCCTGGAAGAGGACTTTGTGAGGTGGTACAGGTCCAACCATCTGCAGCTGAACACCTCCAAGACTaaggagatggaggtggattTCAGAAGAAACAAACCACATCTCCAAGGAGGTCGATGCGGAGGTGGTCAGGACCTACAAAtctggagctgcagctggatGACAGGTTGGATTGGATAACAGACATGGACTCTATTCACAGGAAAGGACAAAGCCGTCTGTACTTCCTGAGAAGGCTGGGGTCCTTCAACATCTgcaacaaactgctgcagatgtttgaccAGTCTGTGGTGGCCAGCGTCCTCTTCTATGCTGTGGTTTGAAGAAGGACACTGCTCGACTGGACAGACTGGTCAGGAGGGCTGGCTCAGTTTTGGGCACAGAGAGAAGGACTGTGGACAAACTGCTGTCCATACTGGACAACGCCCACCACCCTCTGTCACTGAACACACTCCTGATGAAGGTGTTGTCCATGTCCTGCTCCACCAGCAGGCTGAAGAACTCTTCCATCTCCCCGGACATCAGAATGTACAACAACTTTTCTTATGATATGGCACTATATTAACAAAATTGACTTTTGTTGCAGCTGAGAGTCAGGCCACAGCTCTGGACGTGTCTCAGGACAGTGGCATCTGTCTGGACTACAGCTCCCAGGATTCCACACCAGCAGTATCAGTTGACCCCCAGCAAAGTTCATCCATGTTGGGGCTGGGAACAGGTGCTTCCCCCTTCTGTCCCATGACCCTCATGACCCCCATGACCCCCATGACCCCCGTGACTGAGAGATCAGGAATCATCCCACAGTTACAGTAAGTTACTGACCTATAAATGTACTTCATCTGTAGTACTGACACTTCATCTGTAGTACTGACACTTCATCTGTAGTACTGACACTTCACCTGTAGTACTGATCACAGTATGATGTCATTTGACGGCCAcgtagttttgtgtgtgtgcaggaataTTGTGTCCACGGTGAACCTCGGCTGTCCTCTGGATCTGAAGTTTATCGCTCTCCAAGCCAGAAATGCTGAGTACAACCCAAAGGTAACCCAGTGTGCAGACTGCAACTGAACATACCACACCTTCTCTTCACCTTCGCTTAATACTGCAAAGGAAATGCTGCAGTAAAACACAtaatatatcataataataaattaataatatgtGTAAACATGGACTGATGATCGTGGAATGTGTCAGGAGCTTCTTTGGGTCTCATGTTGTTTCAGCGTTTTGCAGCGGTCATCATGAGAATCCGTGAGCCAAGAACCACGGCACTGATCTTCAGCTCAGGGAAGATGGTCTGTACTGGAGCCAAGAggtctgtctgtggttctgtctgtctgtggttctgtctgtctgtggttctgtctgTAGTTACATgtctctcctccacctgtgtGTTTGAACGTGTGCAGTGAGGAGCAGTCACGGCTGGCTGCGAGGAAGTATGCTCGGGTGGTGCAGAAGCTTGGCTTCCCCGCCCGCTTCTTGGACTTTAAGATCCAGAACATGGTGGCGAGCTGCGACGTCTGCTTCCCCATCAGACTGGAAGGACTGGTCCTGACACACCAACAGTTCAGCAGGTAGCAATgcttagcctagcttagcttagcacgcaagactggaaacagagggaaactgttagcctagcttagcatgcAAGACTGATGAAAACTCCACTcaaacctctgtctgtctgtctgtctctgtctgtctgtctgtctgtctctgtctgtctctgtctgtctctctgtctgtctgtctctgtctgtctctctgtctgtctgtctgtctctgtctgtctgtctgtctctgtctgtctctctgtctgtctctctgtctgtctgtctgtctgtctgtctgtctgtctctctctgtctgtctctgtctgtctctctgtctgtctgtctgtctgtctgtctgtctgtctctgtctgtctctgtctgtctctctgtctgtctctctgtctgtctgtctgtctgtctctccatggTCTGGAATTACCATATGACATCTTTTTGTGCTCCAGTTATGAACCCGAGCTGTTTCCGGCCTCATCTTACCGCATGGTTGAAGCCTCGGACTCGTCTGCTCATATTTCGTGTCTGAGAGAAAAGTGGGTTCTGACCGGTGATGAACAATGACATCAGTCTTTAGTTGAGGCTAATGGATATATTTCGGAGTGTAAGGTAACAATAAGGAATGAGAGATTGTGAAGATTTGAGGCAGAACCTGGTGTTGACTTCCAGGAGCAAAGGCGAGCGTGAGACACGAAAGCAGTTCGAGAACATTACCAACCGGAGAGGCTTCAGGAAGCGAGTGAGGGCGGCCGGGAGGTCACCTCCGCAGGGCAGTTTGAATAGAATAAGAAAGACGCAGAAAGTTTGGTGCAGGACAAAACTGACGGCTTGTGGTTTGGAACGAGGAACATGATGCGTAAGGTgcacaaaggaaataaaaccacaaaaacttTGGAAACTTTACTCACTGATGTCAGACTGTTAGAACAATATtactattaattatttattattatttattagtatatTATGACAGGGCCACAGTAcacttattatatttatattatctaTTTATGACAGAACCACAGgacagttattatattattattttattttttgaagagGCCAAGTacagttattatatttattatatattatgacAGGACCACAGTCAAAGttttatgatgatttatattatatatgttagGACCGGAGCCACATGTACAGTGATTAGagtaatttatatatttatgaagACCACAGTACCggttattatattttttatatatagattGGACAGAACCACAGTacagttattatatttatattatatatttatgacaGAGCCACAGTacagttattatatttatattatatatttatgacaGAGCCACAGTacagttattatatttatattatatattacagttattatattCA
This DNA window, taken from Larimichthys crocea isolate SSNF chromosome XXIV, L_crocea_2.0, whole genome shotgun sequence, encodes the following:
- the tbpl2 gene encoding TATA box-binding protein-like 2, producing the protein MDESALERYFDDSIANDSSFPLGEGLGLQSPAHTPHDPTLSQQDQSSREPGDELDLSFLPDELSTQEEPSRQHNTAESQATALDVSQDSGICLDYSSQDSTPAVSVDPQQSSSMLGLGTGASPFCPMTLMTPMTPMTPVTERSGIIPQLQNIVSTVNLGCPLDLKFIALQARNAEYNPKRFAAVIMRIREPRTTALIFSSGKMVCTGAKSEEQSRLAARKYARVVQKLGFPARFLDFKIQNMVASCDVCFPIRLEGLVLTHQQFSSYEPELFPASSYRMVEASDSSAHISCLREKWVLTGDEQ